In Mucilaginibacter celer, one DNA window encodes the following:
- a CDS encoding TonB-dependent receptor, giving the protein MQKNLYHYLHKITLLVLFLCSAILIAKAEDDGSNGKITGVVKTSDDKPASFVNVAIKGLNKTTTTTDNGTFAFNNVKPGTYTLVASYVGAKTEEQSVTVYANKTTTVTFKLNESSAQLDEVVISSTKTINRKKLNIGKMNVAPMDLPQSVTVIGKDVLEQQQSLRLSDVIKNVNGVYLYSARGNTQETFAARGYNFGSTNMFKNGFRVNSGVVPEISSLERVEVLKGSAALLYGNVAPGGILNMVTKKPLFEQGGQVSMTYGSYDLYRPSFDVYGPISSKLAYRVNGTYENANSYRDNVKSKREYINPSFLYKISDKTTLIVEGDYLNYDFTPDFGTGQINNVIAKVPRNRYLGASWSTGNTKQTTATATINHQLNSLWQLSGGFSYQHFNRQYQTTERVLPDANGDWGRTLNRAETLEDYYTGQFNITGQFNTGAIKHNILAGVDADWYRNNAYTYVATVNKVSSNIDQNGTLQKATRDTINIFDPNKYTLRTDKPQMNPFYSILTPTNRFGAYFNDLISLSEKFKVLAGLRWSYQYISPTNVTSYTNISGVVPAQAAGKEDKAFSPRVGLVYKPLDNTALFASYSNSFIVNTGSDVNGKPIDPSLVDQYEVGVKNDFLNGNLSVNLTAYRIKNNNLAQPAPFALDGVTPNTNANIKVIGGATKSDGVELDIAGHPVKGLDILAGYSYTNAKYTKAGTAPGSNFAGQPLLNVPKHTANTSVFYTFYNGDLKGFKVGASMYYLGNRVAGNANLVGQPQTISRLVYVPGFTTVDASVGYSYKKLSIIGKISNIGNVLNYNVHENYSVNPIPPRQFLTTLTYKF; this is encoded by the coding sequence ATGCAAAAAAACTTATACCACTACCTGCACAAAATTACACTCCTTGTTTTATTTCTCTGTTCTGCAATACTGATAGCAAAAGCCGAAGATGACGGCAGCAACGGCAAAATAACCGGCGTTGTTAAAACCAGCGACGATAAGCCTGCTTCATTCGTAAACGTAGCCATTAAAGGCCTTAACAAAACCACCACCACTACTGATAATGGTACTTTTGCCTTTAATAACGTAAAACCCGGCACCTATACGCTGGTAGCATCATACGTTGGTGCCAAAACCGAAGAGCAATCGGTTACGGTTTATGCCAACAAAACTACCACGGTTACTTTTAAGCTTAACGAAAGCTCGGCCCAGCTGGATGAGGTTGTGATCTCATCAACCAAAACCATTAACCGTAAAAAACTGAACATTGGCAAAATGAACGTTGCGCCGATGGATCTGCCGCAAAGCGTTACCGTAATTGGTAAGGACGTACTTGAGCAGCAGCAATCACTGCGTTTAAGCGATGTGATTAAAAACGTAAACGGCGTATACCTATACAGCGCACGCGGTAATACCCAGGAAACTTTTGCAGCCCGCGGTTATAACTTCGGCAGTACCAATATGTTTAAAAACGGCTTCCGTGTTAACTCGGGCGTAGTACCTGAAATCAGCTCATTGGAGCGTGTGGAAGTATTAAAAGGCAGCGCTGCCTTATTATACGGCAACGTTGCACCGGGCGGCATCCTGAACATGGTAACCAAAAAACCATTGTTTGAGCAGGGCGGCCAGGTATCCATGACTTATGGCAGCTATGATCTGTACCGCCCATCGTTTGATGTTTACGGTCCGATATCATCCAAACTGGCTTACCGCGTAAACGGCACTTACGAAAATGCTAATAGCTACCGTGATAACGTAAAATCAAAGCGCGAATACATCAACCCATCGTTCTTGTATAAAATAAGTGACAAAACAACCCTGATTGTTGAAGGTGACTACCTGAACTACGATTTTACCCCCGATTTTGGTACCGGCCAAATCAATAACGTAATTGCCAAAGTGCCGCGTAACAGGTATTTGGGTGCATCATGGTCTACCGGTAATACCAAGCAAACTACGGCTACCGCAACTATCAACCACCAGCTTAACAGCTTATGGCAATTAAGCGGCGGCTTCTCATACCAGCACTTTAACCGCCAGTACCAAACCACCGAGCGTGTATTGCCCGATGCCAACGGCGATTGGGGCCGTACTCTTAACCGTGCCGAAACGCTGGAAGATTATTACACCGGCCAGTTTAACATTACCGGCCAGTTTAACACCGGCGCAATTAAACACAATATTTTAGCCGGCGTTGATGCCGATTGGTACCGTAACAATGCTTATACTTATGTAGCTACGGTAAACAAAGTATCAAGCAACATTGACCAAAACGGGACTTTACAAAAAGCAACTCGCGATACGATCAATATTTTCGATCCGAATAAATACACCCTCCGTACCGATAAACCTCAGATGAATCCGTTTTACAGCATCCTTACACCCACAAACCGTTTTGGTGCTTATTTTAATGACCTGATCAGTTTGTCGGAAAAATTTAAAGTGTTGGCTGGGTTGCGTTGGTCGTACCAGTATATATCGCCAACCAATGTAACAAGCTATACTAATATTTCCGGTGTAGTGCCGGCGCAGGCAGCAGGTAAAGAAGATAAAGCTTTTTCACCAAGAGTTGGACTTGTTTACAAACCTTTAGACAATACGGCTTTGTTTGCCAGCTACTCCAATTCATTTATAGTAAATACAGGTAGCGATGTAAATGGCAAACCTATCGATCCATCATTGGTTGACCAGTACGAAGTTGGGGTTAAGAATGATTTCCTTAACGGTAACCTGTCGGTAAATTTAACTGCGTACCGTATTAAAAACAATAACCTGGCACAGCCGGCACCCTTCGCCTTAGATGGCGTTACACCGAATACCAATGCTAATATTAAAGTAATAGGCGGGGCTACTAAAAGTGATGGTGTCGAACTGGATATCGCCGGTCATCCGGTTAAGGGTTTGGATATATTGGCGGGTTATAGTTATACCAATGCCAAATACACCAAAGCGGGTACTGCCCCTGGTAGCAATTTTGCAGGTCAGCCTTTGCTGAACGTTCCTAAGCATACAGCAAATACAAGTGTATTTTACACCTTTTACAATGGTGATTTAAAAGGCTTTAAAGTAGGTGCATCTATGTATTACTTAGGTAACCGCGTTGCAGGTAATGCCAATTTGGTTGGCCAACCCCAAACCATTTCGCGCTTGGTATACGTGCCGGGCTTTACCACTGTTGATGCATCTGTGGGTTACAGTTACAAAAAGCTATCCATTATTGGCAAAATATCAAACATTGGCAACGTGCTTAACTACAACGTGCACGAAAATTACAGCGTTAACCCAATACCGCCGCGCCAGTTTTTAACTACGCTAACGTATAAGTTTTAA
- a CDS encoding CocE/NonD family hydrolase, with product MKKNLLFAFCLLLSALGAFAQPKSPDAEYIKANYQKYEYQIPMRDGKKLFTSVYVPKDQTKKYPFMMDRTPYSVAPYGTELYKGSLGPSPLFAHDGYIFVYQDVRGRWMSEGIYEEMTPEREDHKTNKDVDEGTDTYDTIDWLLKNIPNNNGKVGVWGISYPGFYTTTALLSRHPALVAASPQAPIADLYRDDAFHNGAFMLVANFGFYPGFTNRQDDKPTQRRGKGFDPGTEDGYDFFLKMGSVKNSNTKYYKDTIRLWNEMLDHPNYDQHWKDRNVLYHLHDIKTAVLVTGGWYDAEDLYGAINTYKTLVKENPKTPVYFAMGPWVHGGWARGEGDHLGDVGFGGPTGPFYREKIEFNFFSHYLKGTDLDLKPVSTFETGANEWKNYNTWPPKESTEKNLYFLPGGKLSFTAPATVANTFDEFVSDPKKPVPFINSIDMDMKREYMTADQRFASQRPDVLTYQTGVLDNDVTLAGNIWANLKVSTTGTDADWVVKVIDVYPDSTKNTKWAGKDVYLSGYQQMVRSEAMRGKFRNGFDKPEAFVPGKVTPVNFELQDVLHTFKKGHRIMVQVQSTWFPLIDRNTQQFQDIMKAKDTDFKKATHRVYTSKASPSYLKIRVTE from the coding sequence ATGAAGAAAAATCTACTTTTTGCTTTCTGCCTTTTGCTTTCAGCCTTAGGCGCGTTCGCTCAGCCAAAATCGCCTGATGCGGAATATATCAAAGCCAATTATCAAAAATACGAGTATCAAATCCCGATGCGCGACGGTAAAAAACTGTTCACATCAGTATACGTACCCAAAGATCAAACCAAAAAATATCCCTTCATGATGGACCGTACGCCCTACAGCGTTGCACCTTACGGTACCGAACTGTACAAAGGCAGCCTTGGTCCATCACCATTATTCGCGCACGATGGATACATTTTTGTTTACCAGGATGTACGCGGCCGCTGGATGAGCGAAGGTATTTATGAAGAGATGACCCCCGAAAGGGAAGATCATAAAACCAACAAGGATGTTGACGAAGGCACCGATACCTATGATACTATCGACTGGCTCCTGAAAAACATTCCGAACAACAATGGCAAGGTAGGGGTATGGGGTATTTCGTATCCCGGCTTTTATACCACAACTGCCTTGCTAAGCCGCCACCCTGCATTAGTGGCCGCCTCGCCGCAGGCACCAATTGCCGATTTATACCGCGATGATGCTTTCCATAACGGCGCCTTTATGCTGGTTGCCAACTTTGGTTTTTATCCCGGCTTTACCAACAGGCAGGATGATAAGCCAACCCAGCGCCGCGGCAAAGGTTTCGACCCTGGTACCGAAGATGGTTATGATTTTTTCCTGAAAATGGGTTCGGTAAAAAACTCCAATACAAAATACTATAAGGATACTATCCGCCTGTGGAATGAAATGCTGGATCACCCTAATTATGATCAGCATTGGAAAGACCGCAATGTGCTTTATCACCTTCACGATATTAAAACGGCCGTGCTGGTAACCGGCGGCTGGTATGATGCCGAAGATTTATATGGCGCCATCAATACCTACAAAACTTTGGTAAAAGAGAATCCTAAAACACCGGTGTATTTTGCCATGGGCCCATGGGTACATGGTGGTTGGGCCAGGGGAGAGGGCGATCATTTAGGTGATGTTGGCTTTGGTGGTCCTACCGGTCCGTTTTATCGTGAAAAAATTGAGTTTAACTTCTTCAGCCATTATTTAAAAGGAACCGATCTGGATTTGAAACCGGTATCAACTTTTGAAACAGGTGCTAACGAGTGGAAAAACTACAACACCTGGCCGCCAAAAGAATCGACAGAGAAAAACCTTTACTTTTTACCGGGTGGCAAGCTGTCGTTTACTGCTCCGGCAACAGTTGCCAATACTTTTGATGAATTTGTATCCGATCCTAAAAAACCGGTGCCGTTCATCAACAGCATTGATATGGACATGAAGCGCGAGTACATGACCGCCGATCAGCGTTTTGCTTCGCAACGTCCGGATGTATTGACCTATCAAACCGGGGTGTTGGATAACGACGTAACCTTAGCCGGTAATATCTGGGCTAATTTAAAGGTATCAACCACAGGCACCGATGCCGATTGGGTAGTAAAGGTGATTGACGTTTATCCCGATTCGACAAAAAATACCAAATGGGCAGGTAAGGATGTGTACCTGAGCGGCTACCAGCAAATGGTACGCAGCGAGGCTATGCGTGGCAAATTCCGCAACGGTTTTGATAAACCGGAAGCTTTTGTGCCCGGTAAAGTAACCCCGGTAAATTTCGAACTTCAGGATGTGTTGCACACCTTTAAAAAAGGCCACCGCATTATGGTGCAGGTGCAAAGCACCTGGTTCCCGCTTATCGACAGGAATACCCAGCAGTTTCAGGATATTATGAAAGCTAAGGATACCGATTTTAAAAAGGCCACGCACAGGGTTTATACCTCAAAAGCAAGCCCGAGCTATTTAAAAATAAGAGTAACCGAGTAA
- a CDS encoding PIN domain-containing protein, producing the protein MATNKVICDTDVLIDYWNTNEVRHVATKQIIDNIIGRNNVWISAITQMELLVGAFNKAELVKINKNISTFTVIGIGDEIVSNAVQLIKHYSLSPRFSLAGCYYCSNFYRIRFEAFYLQCKGL; encoded by the coding sequence GTGGCAACGAACAAAGTAATCTGCGACACCGATGTGCTAATTGACTATTGGAATACTAATGAGGTTAGGCACGTAGCCACCAAGCAGATCATTGACAATATAATCGGCCGAAATAATGTTTGGATATCTGCAATAACCCAAATGGAGCTTCTGGTTGGCGCTTTTAATAAAGCAGAGTTAGTAAAAATCAATAAAAATATTAGTACGTTTACAGTGATTGGCATTGGCGACGAGATTGTTAGCAATGCTGTTCAGCTTATTAAACACTATTCCTTAAGCCCACGGTTTAGCCTTGCCGGATGCTATTATTGCAGCAACTTCTATAGAATTAGATTTGAAGCTTTTTACTTACAATGTAAAGGATTATAA
- a CDS encoding GNAT family N-acetyltransferase, with amino-acid sequence MATDISIRPFIEADRQRLSEIYLLCRIQAFYWCDSEQFHLEDFNADTESEEVYVALSGNEIAGFIAVWIQDSFIHHLYVDAAYRAGGIGKALLAMAVERYPAPLKLKCLVKNEAAFSFYKSQGWLVVGEGSDDLGDYYLMEYR; translated from the coding sequence ATGGCTACCGATATCAGCATCCGTCCGTTTATTGAGGCCGACAGGCAGAGGCTCAGCGAAATTTATCTGCTTTGCCGCATCCAGGCATTTTATTGGTGCGATAGTGAGCAGTTTCATCTCGAAGATTTTAATGCTGATACCGAAAGTGAAGAGGTATATGTGGCCTTATCGGGCAATGAAATAGCCGGTTTTATTGCCGTTTGGATTCAGGATTCATTTATTCATCATTTGTATGTTGATGCTGCTTATAGGGCCGGTGGAATAGGGAAGGCGTTATTGGCAATGGCGGTTGAAAGGTATCCTGCACCGCTTAAGTTGAAATGCCTTGTTAAAAATGAAGCGGCTTTTAGCTTTTACAAGTCACAGGGTTGGCTGGTTGTTGGTGAGGGGAGTGATGATTTGGGGGATTATTATTTGATGGAGTATCGATAA